TCCTACGCCAGTGATTTCAATATTCATTTGTGCTACAGCGGGTGTGCTCAATCCAGTGATTGACAGCATCACTGCGAAGACTGTCACCGCTGATAAAAAATACTTTTTAGCTACTTGCAACATGCTTTAGTCCTTGGGTTTAAAGGTCAGCTTAACTTCTCTTTGAGGAATTTTTCCATTGTCGTCTTTTGGCAGGCTCTCCGCACGGGTTAGTGCAAGTAACACTGCGCGATCCCAGCCGGCGTTGCCGCTAGAGGTAATGAGATCGGTGCTTAAGATTGCGCCATCGGGTGCCAGATTGACTTTAACGACTGCCGCAGGATTGCCGCCAATGGATTCTGGGTTGAACACTATTAGAGGTTTAACCTTTTTGACAACTTTATCTGTCCATCCTGGGGGTGCATTACCACCGCCACCAACACCACTTCCACTAGTTCCACCACTGCCACCTTCAGCCCCAGCAGCAGCGCGCAGACGGGCTAATTGGTCGGCACGCACTTTCTCGGCGGCGGCATTGGCTTTAGTTTCGGCAGGGGCAGTCGCTTTCGGGGCTTCAGCCTTCTTTGGTTTCTCTTTTTCCTTCTCCTTAGGTGGAGTCGGTTTCGGTGGCTTAGGGGTTTCTTTCACCACTTCTTTTTTAGGCGGCTCTTTCTCAACCTTCTTTTTCTTGATGGCGATGTCGGCCGCTTCCTCTTTCATTTCCGTTTTGAGTTCTGGCACGACAGGCGTTTCGACTTGCTGACTCGCATCCCATAGCTCAACTTCTACTCCTGACGGTGTGGAGTTATTCCAACTGATGCCGATAACTAAGAATGCGACTAAACCTAAGTGCGCAGCCAGTGAAAAACTAAAAGCACGTTTAGTACTTTCGTTTTTAGT
The window above is part of the beta proteobacterium CB genome. Proteins encoded here:
- a CDS encoding TonB domain-containing protein, giving the protein MNSAQTFHSSFSRGRPTKNESTKRAFSFSLAAHLGLVAFLVIGISWNNSTPSGVEVELWDASQQVETPVVPELKTEMKEEAADIAIKKKKVEKEPPKKEVVKETPKPPKPTPPKEKEKEKPKKAEAPKATAPAETKANAAAEKVRADQLARLRAAAGAEGGSGGTSGSGVGGGGNAPPGWTDKVVKKVKPLIVFNPESIGGNPAAVVKVNLAPDGAILSTDLITSSGNAGWDRAVLLALTRAESLPKDDNGKIPQREVKLTFKPKD